GGTTTATTTTTTGTTAGATGGTAACAAATTTTTACCGATGCTTGAGCGCACTGTTTTAAAGAGAGATAAGTTGCATATTGCAGGTCTCTTAAAGAATTTGAATGCGACAATTGCTCGCTATATTAGTGGAGTCGCAATTGATGCGATTATTATCGGTTGTTTGGCCTTTATCGGATATAGCGTGATTGGTTTGAAATACGCTTTGGTCTTTGCCATCTTTTCAGGATTGGCCAATCTCATTCCTTATGTGGGACCAAGTATTGGCTTGATTCCGATGATTATTGCCAATGTCTTTACGGATCCTCATAGAATGCTAATTGCAGTTGTTTACATGCTAATCATTCAACAAGTGGATGGAAATATCCTTTACCCTCGAATCGTAGGTGGGGTAATGAAAGTCCATCCAATAACAATTTTAGTATTACTTTTGTTATCAAGCAATATCTATGGGGTTATTGGTATGATTGTCGCTGTACCAACTTATTCTATCTTAAAAGAAATTTCTAAGTTCTTATCACGTTTGTATGAAAATCATAAAACAATGAAAGAACGAGAAAGAGAATTAGCTAAGTAAAAGTCAGGAAATTCCTGATTTTTCTTTTTCTTTAGGTAAATTATAGGAGTAGAAGTGCCATTTAGATTAGCCGATTAAGAATAATTCACAAAAACTTTGTAAAACACTTGCAATTTAGCTGAAATTTGATAAAATAGTAAGGAAAGTTAGACTGTATTGCCTACTGTCTATCTATAAAATATATTTTATTGGAGGCTTTTACTCAAATGGCAAAAGAAAAATACGATCGTAGTAAACCACACGTTAACATTGGTACTATCGGACACGTTGACCACGGTAAAACTACCCTAACTGCAGCTATCACAACTGTTTTGGCACGTCGCTTGCCTTCATCAGTTAACCAACCTAAAGACTATGCGTCTATCGATGCTGCTCCAGAAGAACGCGAACGCGGTATCACTATCAACACTGCGCACGTTGAGTACGAAACTGAAAAACGTCACTACGCTCACATCGACGCTCCAGGACACGCGGACTACGTTAAAAACATGATCACTGGTGCCGCTCAAATGGACGGAGCTATCCTTGTAGTAGCTTCAACTGACGGACCAATGCCACAAACTCGTGAGCACATCCTTCTTTCACGTCAGGTTGGTGTTAAACACCTTATCGTCTTCATGAACAAAGTTGACTTGGTTGACGACGAAGAATTGCTTGAATTGGTTGAAATGGAAATCCGTGACCTATTGTCAGAATACGACTTCCCAGGTGACGATCTTCCAGTTATCCAAGGTTCAGCTCTTAAAGCCCTTGAAGGTGACACTAAATACGAAGACATCGTTATGGAATTGATGAACACAGTTGATGAGTACATCCCAGAACCAGAACGTGACACTGACAAACCATTGCTTCTTCCAGTCGAAGACGTATTCTCAATCACTGGACGTGGTACAGTTGCTTCAGGACGTATCGACCGTGGTATCGTTAAAGTTAACGACGAAATCGAAATCGTTGGTATCAAAGAAGAAACTCAAAAAGCAGTTGTTACTGGTGTTGAAATGTTCCGTAAACAACTTGACGAAGGTCTTGCCGGAGATAACGTAGGTGTCCTTCTTCGTGGTGTTCAACGTGATGAAATCGAACGTGGACAAGTTATCGCTAAACCAGGTTCAATCAACCCACACACTAAATTCAAAGGTGAAGTTTACATCCTTACTAAAGAAGAAGGTGGACGTCATACTCCATTCTTCAACAACTACCGTCCACAATTCTACTTCCGTACTACTGACGTTACAGGTTCAATCGAACTTCCAGCAGGTACTGAAATGGTAATGCCTGGTGATAACGTGACAATCGACGTTGAGTTGATCCACCCAATCGCCGTAGAACAAGGTACTACATTCTCTATCCGTGAGGGTGGACGTACTGTTGGTTCAGGTATGGTTACAGAAATCGAAGCTTAATTCGATTTAGTTCCCAGAAGAACAATTATTTAAGTCAGACACTAAAAGAATCTTGCTTTGCAAGATTCTTTTTTCGAATATTGAACTAAAATTGAAGAATTGCTTATAAAAAAGGCTCTTTGTCAACTGTAGTGGGTTGAAGAAAAGCTAAGCTCGAGAAAGGACAAATTTCGTCCTTTCTTTTTTGATATTCAGAGCGATAAAAATCCGTTTTTTGAAGTTTTCAAAGTTCCGAAAACCAAAGGCATTGCGTTTGATAAGTTTGATGAGATTATTGGTTGCTTCTAATTTGGCATTAGAATAGGGTAACTGAAGGGCATTGACGATTTTCTCTTTGTCCTT
Above is a genomic segment from Streptococcus mitis containing:
- the tuf gene encoding elongation factor Tu (EF-Tu; promotes GTP-dependent binding of aminoacyl-tRNA to the A-site of ribosomes during protein biosynthesis; when the tRNA anticodon matches the mRNA codon, GTP hydrolysis results; the inactive EF-Tu-GDP leaves the ribosome and release of GDP is promoted by elongation factor Ts; many prokaryotes have two copies of the gene encoding EF-Tu) translates to MAKEKYDRSKPHVNIGTIGHVDHGKTTLTAAITTVLARRLPSSVNQPKDYASIDAAPEERERGITINTAHVEYETEKRHYAHIDAPGHADYVKNMITGAAQMDGAILVVASTDGPMPQTREHILLSRQVGVKHLIVFMNKVDLVDDEELLELVEMEIRDLLSEYDFPGDDLPVIQGSALKALEGDTKYEDIVMELMNTVDEYIPEPERDTDKPLLLPVEDVFSITGRGTVASGRIDRGIVKVNDEIEIVGIKEETQKAVVTGVEMFRKQLDEGLAGDNVGVLLRGVQRDEIERGQVIAKPGSINPHTKFKGEVYILTKEEGGRHTPFFNNYRPQFYFRTTDVTGSIELPAGTEMVMPGDNVTIDVELIHPIAVEQGTTFSIREGGRTVGSGMVTEIEA